The following coding sequences lie in one Delphinus delphis chromosome 9, mDelDel1.2, whole genome shotgun sequence genomic window:
- the LOC132430803 gene encoding LOW QUALITY PROTEIN: olfactory receptor 2A2-like (The sequence of the model RefSeq protein was modified relative to this genomic sequence to represent the inferred CDS: inserted 3 bases in 2 codons; substituted 1 base at 1 genomic stop codon) has protein sequence MILGLISLDPRLHSPMYYFLSHLAIIDISYASSNLPSLLENLLKHKNTISCFSCTMQMLXHFEFGSIECLILVVMSYDKSVAVCHPLQYTGIMNWGLCMVLAITSWACRFSLALVQVILLLXFCGPQELNHFYEIRFVLKLACGETWINEIFLFADGVFILTVPLSLMLVSYVRNLWAILKIQSKKGHKKAFSTCSSHLCVVGFYFGIAMMVYMVADNSQXEEQLKILFLFYTVFNPLLNPLVYSLRNVQVKAAFRRVLQKKRTM, from the exons ATGATCTTGGGACTCATTTCCCTAGACCCCAGACTGCACTCCCCCATGTACTACTTCCTTTCTCATCTGGCCATCATTGACATATCCTATGCTTCCAGCAATTTGCCCAGTTTGCTGGAAAACCTACTGAAACACAAAAATACTATCTCCTGTTTCTCATGCACTATGCAGATGC CTCATTTTGAGTTTGGTTCTATAGAGTGCCTGATTTTGGTGGTGATGTCCTATGACAAGTCCGTGGCAGTCTGCCACCCCCTCCAGTACACTGGCATCATGAACTGGGGATTGTGCATGGTCCTAGCCATCACTTCCTGGGCATGTAGATTTTCCCTGGCTCTAGTACAAGTAATTCTCTTACT CTTCTGTGGGCCCCAGGAGTTGAACCACTTCTATGAAATTCGCTTTGTCCTCAAATTGGCCTGTGGTGAAACCTGGATCAATGAAATATTCCTCTTTGCTGATGGTGTGTTTATCTTAACTGTGCCCCTTTCCCTGATGCTGGTCTCCTACGTGCGCAACCTGTGGGCCATCCTGAAGATCCAGTCAAAGAAGGGCCACAAGAAAGCCTTTTCCACCTGCTCCTCCCACCTCTGTGTGGTTGGGTTCTACTTTGGCATCGCCATGATGGTTTATATGGTCGCCGACAATAGTCAATGAGAGGAGCAGCTGAAGATCCTTTTCCTGTTTTACACTGTCTTCAACCCATTGCTGAACCCCCTTGTCTACAGTTTAAGGAATGTTCAAGTGAAGGCTGCCTTCCGCAGAGTATTGCAGAAAAAGCGGACAATGTGA